A window of Ananas comosus cultivar F153 linkage group 11, ASM154086v1, whole genome shotgun sequence genomic DNA:
CATGTGGCCCACTCTCCATTTCCTCCATATGCACCGAATTTTACGGTGTTCGGAGTGGATCAACCGAGTTTCCATTTCGCTTGATTGGTTTCACGATATTGGATGTCGTTTTCCACGTCGCGTTGAACTTGTGATCAGCGCGGACGACCACCATGCATTGTTTCCTTCAGCTTTAAAGTTTCAGTACTACGTTCATAGTCAtgtcaaattaaatttagataacAACCGCTGCGCTAGCTCAGTGCTTGCGGCACGCACGGCATCTTACTTACTAATTGTGGTTCAAGCACGTTCCACCGTAGTTTTATTCGGTTTTAATCTTATCTTTTAAGATTATGTTAGTTtctgaagaaaaagaaaaagaaaaacattccCCTTTAAATCGTTCGAGTGTGTCAAATCATATGAACATATCCAATATACATACATTGAACCTGAGAGCTTTTGATGGTTTGAGTTAGTCTACGGCGCATGTGGATAAGCGAATAACTTGTTCAACGTGATGGTCACAAGCGTTACCTGAGGCCcccacttttttattatttaaatgtgGGGCGTAGCCGTGACCAAACATTCACAAACATTGCACGCTTGCGCTTACGGGCTGATGTGTTTGTCTCACTCAAAAGTGGAAAACGGTTaggtaattttttattctaaatgttattatttttattattggttatgtttatcataattttatatttatttgaaattcaaatacaaagttaattaataataatatattaatttgctttttttatatttctggttttttgtaatattattttctaccaaataaatagtaaaattggAAGAGTTTTAATTTCACAGCTGTACGAACAAACAacgaaagaaaattaatttttacctCAGCTCTAATTAATGcggttttatattttgatagttttttttttttcattgtgaTGTTAAAGAGGCATTATTCATTTGAGATAATTTACTTAGATATAAAATAATagccaaatttaataaatttatatgttaatatttaaatttgcttGTAATTAACAATCGACGGAGTCAATTAGTGGCCAAAATGATACTAGTATGccaaaataaaatgaaacaaGAGAAAATTTAATGAAACAAAAAACGACGTAACTCAATCACGGAACCTTCTGCTCTAAAatcatactaaaaaaaaaaaaaaacaaccattGCTACGCAAGGCCTAAAGATTtcataaagtatttttaatatttgtatcaattcaacaataaattaatataaaacatGCAAAAACAGCACACCAACATGCAATAAAGAAAAATGTGAGGGACTACAGTGCTAAAATGGCTCCCCTGTCACTTTGTGCTGCTGCAAGACGCCAAAGTGGGACATCTCTTTCGTGTGGTGTGCTTGGATAAGCGTGCTGGTGTCATCCACAGCACGCCTCGGGAATTTCATTTTCttgtccaaaaaaaataaaagaagaaaattccACATCGGAATTTAGTGGGTGTACTGAGAAATAACATCATACTGTGGAACATTTGCTCATCTTACTACCAATCCTCTTAAAtctaagaagagagagagagagagagagacagaggagATCTCATTGTGGAGATCTGTGTTGAAGGTACCAGTGTTTTAATTCTTCTTGGTGTTAAGGATTTTTGAGACTTTGATAATGTTTCAAAGTAACTTTAATAAGTGAATAAAAGTGCTTTTCTTTTATGATGATTTAGGAGTATTAAATGTGCACATATTCTTTTACTCTATTAcctactacttttttttttctttttcacttttttacaCAAATTCGTCCTTGCTTTTGAAAGCTCTGTCAACTCTCCTTGTTTGAGTTTTCATTTACACACaacattttcttttgttattttcttaACTTTGTCAAATGCTTGTAACATGATGAGTGGATCAGAGGTGTGAAAATGGGTTTATATATGCTGCTTACTTTAGTTTGGCTTTTGACATGCATTTTCTTCTCTCCTAATTTAGTATTTGAAATACACCAACCACCAGTTTTTTTAACTTCCACTTCCACTTTATTAATACAAAAAGAGAGAAGCTGGGTCTTTCATCTTCTGAAACAGGTCTTGCTTaatctcttttaatttttatagagagaaaaaaaagagtaagtgGTATGGAAGAAGATCTCAccaaaggaggaggagatccTTCTCCCAGATTACTAGATTTGATTCCAAAGGATGAGACATGGATGGTGAGAGGTAAAGAAAGAGTAGTAGCTGCTGCAGGAGGAGGAAGCAGAGATATAGATtcagaagaagagagaaatctGGAGTTGACACTTGGCCTTCCTGGAGGAGAAGATTATGTGAAAGAGATAAAAACTGAGGAGGAGGGATCTTCAATTCTCTCTCTTGGGTTCTTTCCCAAGGCTCCTAAACCCAACACTAATGTTGATTCTGGATCAAAAAGGGGAGCTTTTGACAAGTTTGAGCCCAACCCAGAAGGTAAAATCTTTATGAATTAATCAAGGTTGTATTCATgggttttttctcttttttttttttttctttttgattctaAAATCTTCTGCTTTTGTTAGGTACTCAGCAGCAGAAAAGTGGGTTTTTTCAGGTGGAAAATAAAGCTAATTTGGGGAAGGAATTATCACCAATGACAAAAGGAAAAGCATGCTTTTTTCCATCAGCACATGATGAAGGTATCAGAAGCTCTCAGGGAAGGTAAGTAATATAACTCATATGCACCTCATTTATCcaagctttgttttttttttatatataaaaaaaatttaataaaagtttttgtATGATCCTCTGTCATGGTTGTTTCATGTCCTATATATCACTTGCAAAATTCATTTTTAGagcattttaattattggtCTTTTATGATTTTCATTAATTTCACAATGACAATTTTTTGGTGGGAGGAAATATTTAATTGTGTTACTTGTTTGTGGTTCCATTTACCTTTCTCCAttaatggaaaaaaagaaagagaaaaaacttCTAACTAATGCTCTCTGTTCTATGATTTGAGAAAAACAAAATGTTTCTTTTCCCCTGTAATTTCATCTCTTATTGTCCATTGGCTGTTATTTATGGCTTATATGCTCCAACTTATGTTTTGCATTAATTTAACATCAACATCATTGTTTTTAATGCCATGAAATTGtattttcttctccttcattATATATACTTAACAATTTTTTCTGCTATATTCAACTGAATTTTATggggtgtttttttttgtgtacgTGAGAAACActaacatataaatttttattacagAAACAGTGCTCCTGTTGTCGGGTGGCCTCCGGTCCGATCGTTTAGGAAAAATCTTGCTAGTTGCTCATCGAAACCATCTTCGGAACCGCCGAACGTGAGCTCAGAAACCAGTTTGAATCCTGAGAATATACAAAAGGGTTCGCTCGTAAAAATTAATATGGATGGGATCCCCATCGGACGAAAAATAGACCTCCAGGCCTACGACAGCTACGAGAAGCTAGCTTCGGCGGTAGAAGAGCTCTTTCGAGGCCTTCTCGACGGTATACGACGTAACCTTCTTCGATCATAAACTTGTTACAGAAGCTTAAATTCTTGTTATGGGCATGAACATTTCTGCAGCCTCGTTCGTATTCCAATTTTATTTACGCGACTACTTGCGAATCCTTATTTTTCTTACCTTGTTGTTTCTTTCAATATAAGCCCGGCGGGATCCTTCTCATGCTAAAGGTCGAGAAAATGGAGAAGTAGAACAACCGTTTTGTGGCTTGCTTGATGGAACTGGCGAATATACGCTTGTTTAT
This region includes:
- the LOC109717276 gene encoding auxin-responsive protein IAA6-like, which translates into the protein MEEDLTKGGGDPSPRLLDLIPKDETWMVRGKERVVAAAGGGSRDIDSEEERNLELTLGLPGGEDYVKEIKTEEEGSSILSLGFFPKAPKPNTNVDSGSKRGAFDKFEPNPEGTQQQKSGFFQVENKANLGKELSPMTKGKACFFPSAHDEGIRSSQGRNSAPVVGWPPVRSFRKNLASCSSKPSSEPPNVSSETSLNPENIQKGSLVKINMDGIPIGRKIDLQAYDSYEKLASAVEELFRGLLDGIRPRRDPSHAKGRENGEVEQPFCGLLDGTGEYTLVYEDFDGDRLFVGDVPWDEFVSAAKRLRVQKTSELSALPLEAVRRRKTQDC